The genomic region ATTTTTGATGGCTCAATTTCAGATAGAGAAGTCTCTCTTCTCTATGATTTTGCAGAGGATATTGGTGCATCAAGCAAGTGTGATCTCGGGAAAATGGCAGGTAAGGCTGTAAAGTTCGCTCTTCAGTACTGTAAGGATGATATAGATGCACACATTAAAGGAAGTTGTGGGCATTCAAT from Thermodesulfovibrio sp. 3907-1M harbors:
- a CDS encoding NADH-ubiquinone oxidoreductase-F iron-sulfur binding region domain-containing protein, which gives rise to MAEIIEFFLDYAQQNSCAECIPCRIGTKRMQEIVKKIFDGSISDREVSLLYDFAEDIGASSKCDLGKMAGKAVKFALQYCKDDIDAHIKGSCGHSIPANPGWQAIMMK